A genomic window from Gossypium hirsutum isolate 1008001.06 chromosome D10, Gossypium_hirsutum_v2.1, whole genome shotgun sequence includes:
- the LOC107934977 gene encoding uncharacterized protein, with the protein MHYAVFVGSSVINLEVDKEKHAIVLPRNFLLDRIVILFLLHVNCVSSFALSRWISKSNSSRNESNLSMKRGMRRKRVLRSCNSKSVRRSSSLTPILQMQRNTGAGRMKLQNS; encoded by the exons ATGCATTATGCTGTTTTTGTTGGATCTTCAGTCATTAACTTGGAAGTAGACAAAGAAAAGCATGCGATTGTCCTCCCTAGGAATTTTCTACTTGATAGAATAGTAATTCTTTTTCTGCTTCATGTTAACTGTGTTTCTTCTTTTGCCCTTTCCAGATGGATTTCCAAGAGCAATTCTTCAAGGaacgaatcaaatttatccatGAAGCGAGGGATGAGAAggaagagagttttgagaagctgCAACAGCAAGAGCGTGAGAAGGTCAAGCAGTCTAACCCCAATCCTTCAAATGCAGAGGAATACAGGCGCAG GGCGGATGAAATTGCAAAATTCATAA